A genomic segment from Mucilaginibacter terrenus encodes:
- a CDS encoding VOC family protein, with translation MITFKRVDHFHVCVSPERLEEAREFYAGVLGLKQIYRPDDLFSSAGYWFDIGDAQLHIGVEPALSRTIRHTAMEVADIKAARTHLEANGVEIVEEPVIPERERFAFIDPFGNRMELLQIL, from the coding sequence ATGATTACCTTTAAGCGCGTAGATCACTTCCACGTTTGTGTTTCACCAGAACGCCTGGAAGAGGCGCGGGAATTCTATGCTGGTGTATTAGGGTTGAAACAAATCTATAGACCGGACGATCTGTTTTCGTCTGCCGGGTATTGGTTTGATATCGGCGATGCACAGCTGCATATTGGTGTAGAGCCTGCGCTATCTCGCACTATACGGCATACGGCAATGGAGGTGGCAGACATTAAAGCTGCAAGAACTCACCTGGAAGCAAACGGTGTGGAAATAGTTGAGGAGCCGGTAATACCCGAGCGTGAACGATTTGCTTTTATAGACCCGTTTGGCAACCGCATGGAACTGCTGCAAATACTATAG
- a CDS encoding enoyl-CoA hydratase/isomerase family protein has protein sequence MAYENLLTEQKDRILYITINRESKLNALNRQTLQELNKAITAAIADQSVGGIIITGAGNKAFVAGADIAEFAGVDQQGGTAIAREGQSNVFDLIANSGKPIIAAVNGFALGGGLELAMACHIRIASDNAKMGLPEVTLGLIPGYGGTQRLTQLVGRGKALEMILTADMVTAEQALQSGLVNAVVPQTELLAKAEEMTAKILSRAPLALAAAIRSVNAAATDGVNGFETEITEFGQCFSTADFKEGVDAFLNKRKPLFTGK, from the coding sequence ATGGCATACGAAAACCTTCTTACCGAGCAAAAAGACCGGATATTATATATTACCATCAACCGTGAAAGCAAGCTGAATGCGTTAAACAGGCAAACACTGCAGGAGCTTAACAAAGCAATTACTGCCGCGATTGCGGACCAGAGTGTCGGAGGTATTATTATTACCGGTGCGGGTAATAAGGCATTTGTTGCTGGTGCAGATATAGCAGAGTTTGCCGGTGTAGACCAACAAGGTGGTACCGCTATCGCGCGTGAAGGCCAAAGTAATGTGTTCGACCTGATAGCTAACTCAGGCAAACCGATAATAGCTGCAGTAAATGGCTTTGCACTTGGCGGCGGACTTGAACTGGCTATGGCCTGCCACATCCGCATTGCCTCTGACAATGCAAAAATGGGTTTGCCTGAGGTTACCCTTGGGCTTATCCCGGGATATGGTGGCACGCAGCGCTTAACACAACTGGTTGGCCGCGGTAAGGCATTGGAGATGATCCTGACAGCTGATATGGTTACTGCCGAACAAGCACTGCAGAGCGGATTGGTAAACGCTGTTGTTCCTCAAACAGAGCTGCTTGCCAAAGCAGAGGAGATGACGGCCAAGATATTGAGCAGGGCTCCCCTTGCCCTGGCTGCCGCAATAAGATCTGTTAATGCTGCTGCAACAGATGGTGTAAACGGATTTGAAACTGAAATAACAGAATTCGGGCAGTGTTTTTCCACCGCTGATTTCAAAGAAGGTGTTGATGCATTTTTGAATAAACGCAAGCCATTATTTACCGGTAAATAG
- a CDS encoding zinc-dependent alcohol dehydrogenase, whose amino-acid sequence MNYRGPYRVRVEEKPMPEILHPSDAIVRVTRSCICGSDLHLYHGMVPDTRVGQTFGHEFIGIVEEIGPSVQNLKVGDHVMVPFNIACGKCTFCKQGLFGNCHESNPMATAVGGIFGYSHTAGGFDGGQAQYVRVPYADVGPTVIPADMDPDDAVLLTDVVPTAYQACEMGGIKEGDTVVIFGAGPIGIMAARCAWFFGPSRVIIIDHIDYRLEFARNYAKCEAYNFKELEDPVLFLKKTTDWLGADVCIDAVGCEAEGNTLQTFTGRVALLQAGAGTALQWAINGVKKGGIVSVVGVYGPPYNMIPIGNIVNKGLTLRANQASVKRLLPRLIDHVQSGRLNPKEIITHRVPLQEVAEAYNIFSSKLDNCIKTVLIP is encoded by the coding sequence ATGAATTACAGAGGCCCTTACAGGGTCAGGGTAGAGGAGAAACCGATGCCTGAGATACTACATCCGAGCGATGCCATTGTACGCGTAACCCGTTCGTGCATTTGCGGGTCAGACCTTCACTTGTACCATGGGATGGTGCCTGATACACGCGTGGGCCAAACCTTTGGGCACGAATTTATCGGTATAGTAGAAGAGATAGGCCCATCGGTACAAAACCTTAAAGTAGGCGACCATGTAATGGTGCCATTTAATATCGCTTGTGGTAAATGTACTTTTTGTAAGCAAGGCCTGTTTGGTAACTGTCATGAATCTAACCCAATGGCTACTGCTGTTGGTGGCATATTTGGTTACTCGCATACAGCCGGCGGCTTTGACGGCGGACAGGCACAATACGTACGTGTCCCTTATGCTGATGTAGGCCCAACGGTTATACCTGCAGATATGGACCCTGATGACGCTGTATTGTTAACAGACGTAGTACCAACAGCTTACCAGGCCTGCGAAATGGGGGGTATTAAAGAGGGCGACACTGTGGTTATTTTTGGCGCAGGGCCTATAGGCATTATGGCGGCAAGGTGCGCCTGGTTCTTTGGCCCGTCACGCGTTATTATTATCGATCATATAGATTATCGGCTTGAATTTGCACGTAATTACGCCAAATGTGAAGCTTATAACTTTAAAGAGCTGGAAGATCCGGTTTTGTTCCTGAAGAAAACCACCGACTGGCTGGGTGCTGATGTTTGTATTGATGCTGTAGGCTGCGAGGCTGAAGGCAATACTTTGCAAACCTTTACAGGTCGCGTTGCGCTGCTGCAAGCCGGTGCAGGCACCGCTTTGCAGTGGGCTATTAATGGTGTAAAAAAAGGTGGTATTGTTTCGGTAGTGGGTGTATACGGCCCTCCGTATAACATGATACCTATCGGCAACATAGTTAACAAAGGGCTTACATTACGTGCCAACCAGGCTTCAGTAAAAAGGTTGCTGCCGAGGCTGATTGATCATGTACAGTCGGGCAGGCTCAATCCTAAAGAGATCATCACCCACAGGGTGCCCCTTCAGGAAGTAGCCGAAGCCTATAATATTTTCTCATCAAAACTGGATAACTGCATAAAAACGGTACTTATCCCATAA
- a CDS encoding MGMT family protein has product MPQNNFYDDVYQVVRLIPSGRVTSYGAIAAYLGSKQSSRVVGYAMMACGTAQPPVPAHRVVNRQGLLTGKFHFGGDTMEQLLAHEGIKVIDNQVQNFKEIFWDPATELNL; this is encoded by the coding sequence ATGCCCCAAAACAACTTTTACGATGATGTTTACCAGGTGGTCAGGCTTATACCCAGCGGGCGGGTTACGTCCTACGGTGCTATCGCTGCTTATCTTGGATCTAAGCAATCATCGCGGGTTGTAGGTTATGCAATGATGGCTTGCGGAACTGCCCAGCCTCCGGTACCCGCGCATAGGGTAGTAAACAGGCAGGGCTTGCTTACAGGCAAGTTTCATTTTGGTGGTGACACAATGGAACAGCTACTAGCGCATGAAGGCATCAAAGTAATAGACAATCAGGTTCAGAATTTTAAGGAGATTTTCTGGGACCCTGCAACTGAGCTGAACCTTTAA
- a CDS encoding cobalamin B12-binding domain-containing protein, translating into MSNNQFNRPIRVLVAKVGLDGHDRGARIIATTLRDAGMEVIYTGLRQTPEMVVNTALQEDVDAIGISILSGAHMTVFPKVLKLIKEKQMDDVLLTGGGIIPADDMAELKKMGVGELFPPGTSTQEIVTYITNWVHQNRNF; encoded by the coding sequence ATGAGCAATAACCAATTTAACAGGCCTATACGGGTTTTAGTGGCGAAAGTCGGCCTTGACGGGCACGACCGTGGTGCACGCATTATTGCAACTACCCTGCGCGATGCCGGTATGGAAGTAATATATACCGGCCTGCGCCAAACCCCAGAAATGGTGGTGAACACCGCCTTGCAGGAGGACGTAGATGCAATAGGCATAAGCATCCTATCTGGTGCGCACATGACGGTATTCCCCAAAGTATTAAAGCTTATTAAAGAAAAGCAAATGGATGATGTGCTGCTTACAGGCGGCGGCATTATACCTGCTGATGATATGGCCGAGCTAAAAAAAATGGGCGTAGGCGAACTGTTCCCCCCCGGAACCAGCACCCAGGAAATTGTAACTTACATTACTAATTGGGTACATCAAAACCGTAACTTTTAA
- a CDS encoding AI-2E family transporter — MSIFNYKQRNNIILVSIIVLGCFLLYALSELFSSILGAIVLFTIFRPFYLYMVERRKFNSTISALIIIAISLIVIVIPFLSMSIMIIGKIASINKSNLPIDQWTQKIDAFTGENLGQPHFAEDTFKKLGAYAADLFPSLLGSAASIIITLLVMYFLMYFMFVQMRAFETGLLKYAPFREQHALKFAQALRDSTYSNVLGQGIIALTQGTLLAMGFYAFQIPDAIFWGFVGVFLSFLPVVGAPTMCIPASLIFFANGQNFKGILLLAYGLLFIGNVDNVLRVIINKRVGNTHPIISIIGVFIGLPLFGILGLVFGPLLLSYFLLLLEIYETNRMAADRLERIRTGPEL; from the coding sequence ATGTCCATCTTTAATTACAAGCAGCGCAATAACATCATATTGGTAAGCATTATTGTGCTGGGGTGTTTCCTGCTTTATGCTTTAAGCGAGCTGTTCAGCTCCATCCTTGGCGCTATTGTGCTGTTCACCATTTTTCGCCCGTTTTATCTTTACATGGTTGAAAGGCGCAAGTTCAACTCAACTATATCCGCACTGATTATCATTGCTATATCGCTCATAGTAATTGTGATACCGTTTTTGTCCATGAGCATTATGATCATCGGCAAAATTGCCAGCATCAACAAAAGCAACCTTCCGATAGATCAGTGGACGCAGAAGATAGATGCCTTTACAGGTGAAAACCTGGGGCAACCACACTTCGCGGAAGATACCTTTAAAAAATTAGGCGCTTACGCCGCAGATCTTTTCCCTTCGTTGCTAGGCAGTGCTGCAAGCATTATCATCACATTGCTCGTGATGTACTTTTTAATGTACTTTATGTTTGTGCAGATGCGCGCTTTTGAGACAGGACTGCTTAAGTACGCTCCTTTCCGTGAGCAGCATGCACTTAAATTTGCACAGGCACTTCGTGACTCTACGTATTCAAATGTTTTAGGCCAGGGTATTATTGCTTTAACGCAGGGTACCCTGTTAGCTATGGGCTTTTACGCTTTTCAGATACCTGATGCTATATTTTGGGGCTTTGTGGGGGTGTTCCTGTCCTTCCTGCCGGTGGTTGGTGCCCCCACAATGTGTATACCGGCCAGCCTTATATTCTTTGCGAACGGACAAAACTTTAAGGGCATATTATTGCTTGCTTACGGCTTGTTGTTTATAGGCAATGTGGATAATGTATTAAGAGTAATCATAAATAAACGGGTGGGTAATACGCACCCTATTATTTCTATCATTGGGGTATTTATCGGCTTGCCGCTATTTGGTATTCTTGGCCTTGTTTTTGGGCCCTTATTGTTATCGTATTTTTTATTATTGCTGGAAATATACGAAACAAACCGCATGGCGGCAGACCGGCTTGAGCGCATACGAACAGGCCCGGAGCTGTAA
- a CDS encoding N-acetylmuramoyl-L-alanine amidase, which translates to MPTFTFRIVPVKYCVLIIAAAAVALSGCSHKGPYALTNEVHHKQTDSLVAVLQQELPAALLDSAGKPIASEWVGTVNFNLRKPNYVIIHYTAQDSLAQTLRTFTLVKPQVSAHYVVAKDGKVVHMLNDYLRAWHAGVSKWGTISDMNSCSIGIELDNNGKEPFAAAQMKSLLALLTQLKKAYNIPTANFIGHGDIAPLRKPDPGALFPWAVLAQKGFGIWPGINIQPAPENFDTTTALRLIGYDTSNLPAAIVAFKRHFIQTDISPQLTPCDLDVLFNLSGMTAVTPVQTTPVVAPAVVAPAQVVPAVP; encoded by the coding sequence ATGCCAACATTTACTTTTCGCATTGTTCCCGTAAAATATTGTGTATTAATTATTGCTGCTGCTGCAGTAGCGCTTTCGGGCTGTTCGCATAAGGGCCCTTACGCGCTTACCAATGAGGTGCACCACAAGCAAACCGACAGTCTGGTAGCTGTGTTGCAGCAGGAACTCCCGGCTGCACTGCTGGATAGCGCTGGCAAACCAATCGCCAGCGAATGGGTGGGTACGGTTAACTTTAACCTGCGTAAGCCTAACTACGTAATAATCCACTACACCGCGCAGGACTCGCTGGCGCAAACGCTAAGAACTTTCACCCTGGTAAAGCCGCAGGTGAGCGCCCATTACGTGGTGGCTAAAGACGGCAAGGTGGTGCACATGCTGAACGATTATCTGCGCGCCTGGCATGCTGGCGTAAGCAAGTGGGGTACTATCAGCGATATGAACAGCTGCTCGATAGGGATAGAACTGGACAATAATGGTAAAGAACCCTTTGCCGCCGCGCAGATGAAGAGCTTGCTGGCATTGCTGACACAGCTTAAGAAAGCTTACAACATACCAACAGCAAACTTTATTGGTCATGGAGATATTGCACCACTACGCAAACCGGATCCCGGCGCGCTGTTCCCTTGGGCCGTGCTTGCTCAAAAAGGCTTCGGCATATGGCCCGGCATTAACATTCAGCCTGCTCCCGAAAACTTTGATACCACGACAGCGTTGCGGCTAATTGGTTATGATACCAGCAACCTGCCAGCAGCTATTGTTGCCTTTAAGCGCCATTTTATACAAACGGACATATCACCACAGCTAACACCGTGTGATCTGGATGTGCTGTTTAATTTAAGCGGAATGACAGCGGTGACGCCTGTACAGACAACGCCGGTTGTGGCGCCGGCAGTGGTCGCTCCGGCACAGGTAGTGCCTGCGGTTCCTTAG
- the trmB gene encoding tRNA (guanosine(46)-N7)-methyltransferase TrmB, translated as MGKDKLRRFAEIATFNNVLQLDEGKPLKGNWAQEFFKNTNPVVLELACGKGEYTVNLAKMFPSKNFIGIDYKGNRLWRGAKTALEEGVNNVGFLRIQIETLLDYFALAEIDEIWITFPDPQPQISREKKRLTAPRFLAKYKELLKPGGFVNLKTDNDGLYAYTVEKATELGLPVDVTTDDLYNSPYANEVLSIKTYYEKKYLQHNKNINYIKFSF; from the coding sequence ATGGGAAAAGATAAGTTAAGGCGATTTGCTGAGATAGCAACGTTTAATAATGTATTGCAGCTGGACGAAGGCAAACCTTTAAAAGGAAACTGGGCGCAGGAGTTTTTTAAAAATACTAATCCTGTAGTGCTGGAACTGGCCTGCGGTAAAGGCGAATATACCGTGAACCTGGCTAAAATGTTCCCCAGCAAAAACTTTATAGGTATAGACTATAAAGGCAATCGTTTATGGCGAGGAGCCAAAACAGCACTGGAAGAAGGTGTGAACAACGTTGGCTTTTTGCGCATACAAATTGAAACCTTGCTGGACTATTTTGCACTTGCAGAGATAGATGAAATATGGATCACCTTTCCCGATCCTCAGCCACAAATTAGCCGGGAAAAGAAAAGACTTACTGCACCGCGCTTCTTGGCTAAATATAAAGAGCTGCTAAAGCCAGGCGGCTTTGTAAATCTTAAAACGGATAACGACGGTCTTTACGCCTACACTGTGGAGAAAGCGACTGAACTCGGGCTACCCGTTGATGTAACTACTGATGATTTATATAACTCGCCATATGCGAATGAAGTGCTGTCGATAAAAACTTATTACGAAAAGAAGTACCTGCAGCATAATAAAAACATTAATTACATTAAGTTCTCGTTTTAA
- a CDS encoding histidine kinase dimerization/phospho-acceptor domain-containing protein, translated as MEGSTANMPGAEELLMLKHDIKNQLSNIQLAIEALKFELEDGNEEQEMYANSIVVSARKIDELLAIIPV; from the coding sequence ATGGAAGGTTCTACCGCGAACATGCCCGGCGCCGAGGAGCTGTTAATGCTTAAGCATGATATCAAAAACCAGTTGTCCAACATTCAACTTGCTATAGAGGCATTGAAGTTTGAGTTGGAAGACGGTAATGAGGAGCAGGAAATGTATGCGAACAGTATTGTAGTTTCGGCCCGTAAAATAGACGAGCTGCTGGCTATAATACCCGTTTAA
- a CDS encoding YtxH domain-containing protein translates to MNDNTKVVVALLAGLAAGAALGILLAPDSGTETRDKLSESLKNLGDSIKETATKEIDNLVNLKSRVVDNIKGKIKSTEDEYQDDLEHA, encoded by the coding sequence ATGAACGATAACACAAAAGTAGTTGTTGCATTGCTTGCCGGTTTAGCAGCAGGAGCAGCGCTTGGAATTTTACTCGCTCCAGACAGCGGAACAGAAACACGTGATAAGCTTTCTGAATCATTAAAGAATCTTGGCGACTCCATTAAAGAGACCGCTACAAAAGAGATTGACAACCTTGTGAACCTTAAGAGCAGGGTGGTTGATAACATCAAAGGAAAGATCAAATCTACCGAGGATGAATACCAGGATGACCTGGAACACGCTTAA
- a CDS encoding phage holin family protein: MEQQKEAARPIIEQLKEYVETRLKLLKLEAIEKSTSVIANVVVDLVVVISLMLTFLFASFTLALFLGEVFHSYWKGFGCVALIYLLLAVVLIVAKKPIERPIVNILVRKLFR, encoded by the coding sequence ATGGAACAACAAAAAGAGGCTGCGCGCCCGATAATTGAACAGTTAAAAGAATACGTAGAAACACGGCTGAAGCTGTTAAAGTTAGAGGCTATTGAAAAAAGCACATCAGTAATAGCAAATGTTGTTGTTGATCTGGTGGTGGTGATAAGCCTGATGCTAACATTTTTGTTTGCCAGCTTTACACTTGCGCTATTCCTCGGGGAAGTATTCCATTCATACTGGAAAGGCTTTGGTTGCGTAGCGCTTATCTATTTGCTTTTGGCCGTAGTTTTGATTGTTGCTAAGAAGCCTATTGAAAGGCCGATTGTTAATATTTTAGTTAGAAAGTTATTCCGTTAG
- a CDS encoding sigma-54-dependent transcriptional regulator, which yields MKKILIIDDEVNVGLLLSKFLTRNGFEVDTAANGEKGMECLRNREYQLVLCDFRLEDTDGREMLKNIKAQYPQTGVIIITGYSDIKMAVELIKMGAYDYITKPLYPDEILTTINKAIETQYALQELANNSYASGSESEKPQKETKKQILSAEFVTGASRASKELLRQIELVAPTNYSVIILGESGTGKESVAKSIHLNSLRADQPFIAMDCGSLTKELAASEFFGHEKGSFTGAFATKIGHFEMANGGTLFLDEVGNLSYEIQAALLRTVQERKVKRIGSTKEIDLDVRIIIATNENLQESISKGKFREDLYHRFNEFTIYMPPLRDRGNDIMMLAEHFLKIANQELDRNVTSFSPEVVDCFMNYRWQGNIRELKNVVRRATLLTEGNEVTLKSLPLEISNFKMTGSYDMGQGQASYAAPAEVREAPKHDLKYAALGAEHETILKVLREVNFNKTKAAEILNIDRKTLYNKMKAINLK from the coding sequence ATGAAAAAAATTCTCATCATTGATGACGAAGTGAATGTTGGGCTGTTGCTATCGAAGTTTTTGACACGCAATGGTTTTGAAGTTGATACCGCGGCAAACGGAGAGAAAGGCATGGAATGCCTAAGGAACAGGGAGTACCAGCTGGTGCTTTGCGATTTCAGGCTGGAGGATACCGACGGCCGCGAAATGCTGAAAAATATAAAGGCGCAGTACCCTCAAACCGGGGTTATTATTATAACTGGTTACAGCGATATTAAAATGGCGGTAGAACTGATAAAGATGGGAGCGTACGATTATATTACCAAACCGCTTTACCCCGACGAGATACTAACAACCATAAATAAAGCCATTGAAACGCAGTACGCATTGCAGGAGCTGGCTAATAACAGTTATGCTTCCGGTAGCGAAAGCGAGAAACCTCAAAAAGAAACAAAGAAGCAAATACTTTCTGCTGAATTTGTTACAGGAGCCAGTCGTGCTTCAAAGGAGTTGTTAAGGCAGATAGAGCTGGTTGCACCAACCAACTATAGTGTTATTATACTGGGTGAAAGCGGCACTGGCAAGGAGTCGGTAGCTAAGAGCATTCACCTGAACAGCCTTCGCGCCGATCAGCCTTTTATTGCGATGGACTGCGGATCGCTTACCAAAGAACTAGCGGCAAGTGAATTTTTTGGGCACGAGAAAGGCTCGTTTACAGGCGCCTTTGCTACCAAAATAGGCCACTTTGAAATGGCTAACGGCGGTACCTTGTTTTTAGACGAGGTTGGCAATTTATCTTACGAGATACAGGCCGCCCTGCTGCGTACCGTACAGGAACGTAAAGTAAAGCGTATAGGGAGCACCAAGGAGATTGATCTGGATGTGCGAATCATTATCGCCACAAACGAGAACCTGCAGGAAAGCATAAGTAAAGGAAAGTTCCGCGAGGACCTTTATCACCGTTTTAACGAGTTTACCATTTACATGCCGCCATTGCGCGACAGGGGTAACGACATCATGATGCTAGCAGAGCACTTTCTGAAAATTGCTAACCAGGAGCTCGACCGTAACGTAACCAGCTTTTCGCCGGAAGTGGTAGACTGCTTTATGAACTACCGCTGGCAGGGGAACATACGCGAACTGAAGAACGTTGTACGCCGCGCCACATTGCTTACCGAAGGTAACGAGGTAACACTAAAAAGCCTGCCTTTGGAGATATCAAACTTCAAAATGACCGGCAGCTATGATATGGGCCAGGGACAAGCCTCCTATGCCGCGCCGGCAGAGGTACGTGAAGCACCTAAGCACGACCTGAAGTATGCTGCATTGGGTGCAGAGCACGAGACGATATTAAAAGTGCTGAGGGAGGTTAATTTTAATAAAACGAAGGCAGCGGAAATACTTAACATAGACCGCAAGACCCTTTACAATAAAATGAAGGCGATTAACCTAAAATAA
- a CDS encoding glutamine--tRNA ligase/YqeY domain fusion protein — protein MSEEKSLNFLEEIVEEDLAAGKHGGRVLTRFPPEPNGYLHIGHAKSICLNFGLAQRYGGKTNLRFDDTNPVKEDVEYVDSIKEDVKWLGFDWAQELYASDYFDKLYEFALTLIKKGLAYVDDSTAEEIAAQKGTPTEPGTGNEYRNRSIEENLQLFADMKAGKYPDGAKVLRAKLDLASSNMHLRDPLMYRIKHAHHHRTGDAWCIYPMYDFAHGQSDAIEEITHSICTVEFIPHRPLYEWFIEQLELFPSKQYEFARLNLNYTVMSKRKLLQLVTEGHVEGWDDPRMPTISGLRRRGYTPASIREFCERIGVAKRENMIDVGLLEFCIREDLNKKAWRRMAVLDPVKLVIDNYPEGKTEYFSGENNPEAEDGDGSREFPFGREIWIEREDFMEVPAKKYFRLSIGGMVRLKNAYIIKGESVVKDAEGNITEIHCSYLPESKSGNDTSGLTVKGTIHWVSVEHAKTAEVRLYDRLFQVEDPSNEDGDFKDYINPNSLHIISPAYIEPDLANAIAGVPVQFMRKGYFVLDKDSTVDKLVFNRTVTLKDGWVKK, from the coding sequence ATGAGCGAAGAAAAATCATTAAATTTTTTAGAGGAGATTGTAGAGGAAGACCTGGCGGCAGGCAAGCACGGCGGCCGTGTTTTAACACGCTTCCCTCCCGAACCTAACGGTTACCTGCATATTGGCCACGCAAAGTCGATATGCCTTAACTTCGGGCTTGCGCAGCGTTACGGTGGCAAAACCAATCTCCGTTTTGATGATACCAATCCTGTAAAGGAAGACGTGGAATACGTTGACAGTATTAAAGAGGACGTTAAGTGGCTGGGCTTTGACTGGGCGCAGGAACTATACGCCAGCGACTACTTTGACAAACTGTATGAATTTGCCCTAACCCTGATTAAAAAAGGTCTGGCTTATGTGGATGACAGCACTGCCGAAGAAATAGCTGCACAAAAAGGAACCCCTACCGAGCCGGGTACCGGTAACGAATACCGCAATCGTAGCATAGAAGAAAACCTGCAGCTGTTTGCCGATATGAAAGCCGGCAAATACCCGGATGGCGCCAAGGTGCTTAGGGCCAAGCTCGACCTTGCATCGTCGAACATGCACCTGCGCGACCCGTTGATGTACCGCATTAAACATGCGCACCATCACCGCACTGGCGATGCCTGGTGCATTTACCCGATGTATGATTTTGCGCACGGCCAAAGCGATGCTATTGAGGAGATAACCCATAGCATTTGTACGGTGGAGTTTATACCGCACCGTCCGCTATACGAGTGGTTTATAGAGCAGCTGGAGCTTTTCCCAAGTAAGCAATATGAGTTTGCCCGCCTTAATTTAAACTACACGGTAATGAGCAAGCGCAAGCTGCTGCAATTGGTTACCGAAGGCCATGTTGAAGGCTGGGATGATCCGCGCATGCCTACCATTAGCGGCCTGCGCCGCCGAGGTTATACGCCTGCCAGTATCCGCGAGTTTTGCGAACGCATTGGCGTGGCCAAACGCGAGAACATGATTGATGTTGGCTTGCTGGAGTTTTGTATACGCGAAGACCTGAACAAAAAAGCATGGCGCCGCATGGCGGTACTTGACCCGGTTAAGCTGGTGATAGACAACTATCCTGAAGGGAAGACCGAATACTTTAGCGGTGAGAACAACCCCGAAGCGGAAGATGGCGATGGCAGCCGTGAGTTTCCGTTTGGTCGGGAGATATGGATAGAGCGCGAGGATTTTATGGAAGTGCCCGCTAAGAAATACTTCAGACTGAGTATTGGCGGAATGGTACGCTTGAAGAACGCCTACATCATTAAAGGTGAGAGCGTGGTGAAAGACGCTGAAGGCAACATTACCGAGATACATTGCAGCTACCTGCCCGAATCTAAAAGCGGTAACGACACCAGCGGGTTAACTGTTAAAGGCACCATCCACTGGGTGAGCGTAGAGCATGCTAAAACTGCTGAAGTACGCCTGTACGACCGCCTGTTCCAGGTAGAAGACCCAAGCAATGAGGACGGCGACTTTAAAGACTACATTAATCCGAACAGCCTGCACATAATATCGCCGGCATACATAGAGCCCGATCTTGCTAACGCTATTGCCGGAGTACCGGTGCAATTCATGCGCAAAGGTTATTTTGTGTTAGATAAAGATTCGACAGTCGATAAACTCGTGTTCAACCGTACGGTTACCCTAAAAGATGGTTGGGTGAAGAAATAA
- a CDS encoding outer membrane beta-barrel protein encodes MKNIFKIATIALAFAGLSLGAKAQSTTTSTTTSNGIRYSIGVEAGVPTGSFNDAYKWNLGGSLQADIPVANQLFVTINAGYNNVFGEKNVGPTGFDVPNVQLLPVKAGLKFFPVSNFYIQGEAGAAFLLNKSDFFNDKSTAFVYAPQIGVQFPVSASSFIDAGIRYEATTKYSSNIDQSKVNFVGLRLAYGF; translated from the coding sequence ATGAAAAACATTTTCAAAATCGCAACAATTGCTTTAGCATTCGCAGGTTTATCACTTGGTGCAAAAGCACAATCAACAACAACTTCTACTACTACATCTAACGGTATCCGCTACAGCATTGGTGTAGAAGCAGGCGTACCAACCGGCAGCTTTAATGATGCCTACAAATGGAACCTCGGTGGTTCGTTACAGGCAGATATCCCTGTTGCCAACCAATTGTTTGTAACTATTAACGCGGGTTACAACAATGTATTCGGTGAAAAGAATGTTGGCCCTACCGGCTTTGATGTACCTAACGTACAGTTATTGCCTGTTAAAGCTGGTTTAAAGTTCTTCCCGGTATCAAACTTTTACATTCAGGGCGAAGCTGGTGCTGCATTCCTGTTAAACAAATCTGATTTCTTTAACGACAAGTCTACAGCATTTGTATACGCTCCGCAGATTGGTGTACAGTTCCCGGTAAGCGCAAGCAGCTTTATTGATGCAGGTATCCGTTACGAAGCTACTACCAAGTACAGCAGCAACATCGATCAAAGCAAAGTAAACTTTGTAGGCCTGCGTTTAGCTTACGGTTTCTAA